The Rhodocytophaga rosea genome has a segment encoding these proteins:
- a CDS encoding glycosyltransferase family 61 protein has product MNTKIYLKKIYKKIFDVSTKIIPYQTYYRPNGFYWSVNDENSLLASEEATYTEAFPRSTPDIEFNDPYYKLCTTGLEPELVASIPAAFIVKIPQGRLQQNMLGVDISVISKNNKLIGEISYQYVRSNVAAPIYEHDILRQKLFLTPKRYKGTVFSMLSGDVASSNIFHWLYDALPRLYILKESGLLNTVDWFLMPVLKHKYHKESLRILGIDLNKIIECSEYIHLQADTLLITSPVRHKGITPNWVCKAHHKYFVTDLATQEADYPPLVYIRRGDSSIRQITNEGQLMAMLEKKGFKSYLLSQLPFAEQVKLFSNAKVIVAAHGAGLANLAFCKEGTALIELFAPGYIKPTYQVISKKSGIDYTYMICKAASDNTPASMVEAMNQNMVVDVEEVSKQLFAVMQRVGKLTSLAIPHP; this is encoded by the coding sequence ATGAATACAAAGATTTATTTAAAAAAAATTTACAAAAAAATATTCGACGTAAGTACTAAAATTATTCCCTATCAAACCTATTACCGCCCTAATGGATTTTACTGGTCGGTAAATGATGAGAATAGCCTGCTTGCTTCAGAAGAGGCTACCTATACAGAAGCATTTCCCAGATCAACTCCTGACATAGAATTCAACGATCCTTATTATAAATTGTGTACAACAGGGTTGGAACCTGAGCTGGTGGCCTCTATTCCGGCTGCTTTTATTGTAAAAATTCCTCAGGGAAGATTGCAGCAAAATATGCTGGGCGTAGATATATCAGTTATTTCGAAAAATAATAAACTCATTGGGGAAATATCTTATCAATATGTGCGCTCTAATGTGGCTGCTCCTATTTATGAGCATGATATTTTACGGCAAAAACTCTTTCTTACTCCCAAACGGTACAAGGGTACTGTATTCTCCATGCTTTCCGGCGACGTAGCCAGTAGTAATATTTTTCACTGGTTGTATGATGCCTTACCCAGGTTATATATCTTAAAGGAAAGTGGACTTCTTAATACAGTAGACTGGTTTTTAATGCCTGTTTTAAAACACAAATACCATAAAGAGTCTTTACGAATCCTGGGTATAGATCTTAACAAAATTATTGAGTGCAGCGAGTATATACACCTGCAGGCTGATACTTTACTCATTACTTCACCTGTGCGTCACAAAGGAATTACGCCAAACTGGGTATGCAAAGCTCACCATAAATACTTTGTAACAGATTTGGCAACCCAGGAGGCAGATTATCCTCCATTGGTATATATCCGCAGAGGAGATTCCAGTATACGTCAGATTACCAATGAAGGGCAACTGATGGCTATGCTTGAAAAGAAGGGCTTTAAATCGTATCTGTTAAGCCAGTTGCCGTTTGCAGAGCAAGTGAAATTATTTTCGAATGCCAAAGTAATTGTGGCTGCTCATGGGGCAGGCTTAGCTAACCTGGCTTTCTGCAAGGAAGGAACTGCCTTGATTGAATTATTTGCTCCCGGCTATATAAAACCTACCTACCAGGTCATCTCTAAAAAATCAGGTATAGATTATACCTATATGATCTGTAAGGCTGCTTCTGATAATACTCCAGCTTCAATGGTAGAAGCAATGAATCAGAATATGGTTGTGGATGTAGAAGAAGTAAGCAAGCAGCTTTTTGCAGTTATGCAGAGAGTAGGCAAGCTTACATCGCTGGCTATTCCGCATCCTTAA
- a CDS encoding response regulator transcription factor, which produces MIHKTHSEKLRILLVEDDPSMGYLLQDNLEMAGYEVDLYADGQLALNAYLTTQYHMGVFDVMLPQKDGFSLAIEIRRLDQKLPIIFLTARSMKEDRIRGFKIGADDYITKPFSIEEFILRLEAIFKRVYDKPSQADKQALLQFGNCLLDSTNQTLQVRDQLIQLTQKEARLLQIFAVRPNQLIARDIIQKAIWEDDGYFVGRSMDVFISRLRKMLKADVHLKIVNVHGTGYKLEVSN; this is translated from the coding sequence ATGATTCATAAGACACATTCTGAAAAACTCCGCATATTGCTGGTAGAAGATGATCCCAGCATGGGATACCTGTTGCAGGATAACCTGGAAATGGCCGGCTACGAGGTAGATTTATATGCCGATGGCCAGCTTGCGCTAAATGCGTACCTCACTACGCAGTATCATATGGGGGTATTTGACGTGATGCTCCCGCAGAAAGACGGCTTCAGTCTGGCTATAGAGATACGCAGGCTCGATCAAAAATTACCCATCATTTTCCTTACCGCCAGGTCTATGAAAGAAGACCGTATCAGGGGTTTCAAAATTGGAGCCGATGATTATATTACAAAACCGTTCAGCATTGAAGAATTTATTCTCCGCCTGGAAGCCATTTTTAAACGTGTCTATGACAAACCTTCTCAAGCCGATAAACAAGCTTTGTTGCAATTCGGGAATTGCCTGCTTGATAGTACTAACCAGACCTTACAAGTAAGAGATCAGCTTATTCAACTCACACAAAAAGAAGCCAGGTTACTTCAGATATTCGCCGTACGGCCCAATCAGTTGATCGCCAGAGACATTATTCAGAAGGCTATCTGGGAAGATGACGGATATTTTGTCGGCAGAAGTATGGATGTGTTTATTTCCAGGCTCAGAAAGATGTTAAAAGCAGATGTGCATTTGAAAATTGTAAATGTGCATGGAACGGGCTATAAACTGGAAGTGTCGAATTGA
- a CDS encoding serine hydrolase, with amino-acid sequence MFNRLLSIFFLLLLHMPLAFAQPTETNTNNLVEVLLRSNPELFSRILKDPAKYEVQILYTQIDRNKKNKPAFTQHRYRVDATQYFYPASTVKLSAVLLALEKINTLNINGLTKETTLRIDSAYNRQVAVTVDSTSLSGLPSIAHYIKKILLVSDNDAYNRLFEFMGQGQINENLYKKGFNDLRLLKRLQVGSTAEEDRYTNPFTFYAGDKIIYEQPLVFNPKEFPNKLTTIVKGKGYLQQEKLVNKPMDFSAMNYISIENLQGILRSLLFPEAVPARKRFELKQEDYQFVYKYMSMFPQESQGPVYDSVQYYKSYGKFFLYGNTKTDFPPHIRIFNKAGWAYGFLTDNAYVADFKNNVEFLLTATILVNEDGIFNDDQYEYETVGKPFLAALGKVIYEYELGRKKNFQPNLSKFRIDYTKQ; translated from the coding sequence ATGTTCAACCGCCTTCTCTCTATATTCTTTCTATTACTATTGCACATGCCCCTTGCCTTTGCCCAGCCAACCGAAACGAATACAAATAATCTGGTAGAGGTATTATTGCGTTCTAATCCGGAACTGTTCAGCAGAATTCTCAAAGATCCTGCTAAATACGAAGTTCAGATTCTCTATACCCAGATCGACCGCAATAAAAAAAACAAACCAGCTTTTACGCAGCACCGTTACCGGGTAGATGCCACTCAGTATTTTTATCCGGCAAGTACTGTAAAGCTTTCGGCTGTATTGCTGGCCCTGGAAAAAATCAATACACTCAATATAAACGGATTAACCAAAGAAACTACTCTCCGCATTGATAGTGCGTATAACCGGCAGGTAGCGGTAACAGTAGATTCTACTTCTCTCAGTGGATTGCCTTCCATTGCGCATTATATAAAAAAAATTCTGCTCGTAAGTGATAATGATGCCTATAACCGTTTGTTTGAGTTCATGGGGCAAGGGCAAATAAATGAAAATTTATATAAAAAAGGTTTTAATGACCTGAGGCTTTTGAAACGTTTGCAGGTAGGCAGCACAGCCGAAGAAGACCGGTATACTAATCCTTTTACGTTTTATGCAGGCGACAAAATTATCTATGAGCAACCTCTGGTTTTCAATCCGAAAGAATTTCCAAACAAGCTCACCACTATTGTAAAAGGAAAAGGATACCTGCAACAGGAAAAGCTGGTGAATAAACCCATGGACTTTTCAGCCATGAATTACATTTCCATAGAGAATTTACAAGGTATCTTGCGTTCCTTACTTTTCCCGGAAGCGGTGCCAGCCAGGAAACGGTTTGAGTTGAAGCAAGAAGATTACCAGTTTGTATATAAATATATGTCTATGTTTCCGCAGGAAAGCCAGGGTCCGGTGTACGACAGTGTGCAGTATTACAAAAGTTACGGCAAATTTTTCCTGTATGGCAATACTAAAACAGATTTTCCTCCACACATCCGTATTTTCAATAAAGCAGGCTGGGCTTATGGTTTTCTTACCGACAATGCATATGTAGCAGATTTTAAAAATAATGTTGAATTTCTGCTCACAGCTACTATCTTAGTAAATGAAGATGGCATTTTCAACGATGATCAATATGAATATGAAACGGTAGGAAAGCCGTTTTTAGCTGCACTGGGCAAAGTAATCTATGAATATGAACTGGGACGTAAAAAGAATTTCCAGCCTAACCTAAGTAAATTCAGGATAGATTACACCAAACAATAA
- a CDS encoding vanadium-dependent haloperoxidase translates to MLTFSCTYFKKYIAGFTLIGSLVVLSVGCDKSISEPDITPAAPASIDETGGSWKPILLSSSSAIPLPAPLATTTAEYQAELQEVKSMQGNLTDEMKKSVQYWAANPVLRWNEITRELVAKYNLAPASNPDGTYSAPDATNPTVYPLFPFSNPPYASRAYAMLTVAQYDALVAAWKYKYEHNRPTPSTVDGSITSLVPSTSLPSYPSEDAVIAAASLTILKALFPGEVEYLNAKAAEHKNSRLWAGANVKSDLAAGDSLGRKVAMQIMARAKADGMGAAAGNKDIWKAYEEATKARGEIPWMSQEIPARPPQLMSFGKVKPWMLTDADVVALRPSPPPATSSAEFKQALQEVKNYSENITREQFRIVSFWADGVGTYTPPGHWNAIASDIIVKNRMNPLRTARTLALMNTAMADAAICTWDVKYMFYLPRPSQIDPTIKTATGLPNFPSYTSGHSTFSGAAATVLSYVFPEEKSKVEAMANEASVSRIYGSIHYRFDCEVGLQCGKNIAAFAVEKGKADGSAQ, encoded by the coding sequence ATGCTTACTTTTTCTTGTACATATTTTAAAAAATACATTGCCGGATTCACTCTGATAGGCAGCCTTGTTGTGTTATCAGTAGGTTGTGATAAAAGCATTTCCGAACCAGACATTACCCCGGCAGCGCCTGCAAGCATAGATGAAACCGGAGGTAGCTGGAAGCCAATTCTCCTCAGCAGTTCAAGTGCCATACCTTTACCTGCACCCCTAGCAACTACCACAGCAGAATACCAGGCTGAATTACAAGAGGTAAAATCCATGCAAGGTAATCTGACTGATGAGATGAAGAAGTCGGTACAATACTGGGCAGCTAACCCGGTGTTACGCTGGAATGAAATTACCCGGGAGCTGGTGGCCAAGTATAATCTGGCACCTGCCAGTAACCCGGATGGTACGTATTCCGCACCAGATGCTACCAATCCAACCGTTTATCCATTATTTCCTTTTTCCAATCCGCCCTATGCTTCCAGGGCCTATGCTATGCTTACTGTAGCTCAATACGATGCGTTGGTAGCCGCCTGGAAGTATAAATATGAGCATAACCGCCCTACACCTTCTACGGTAGATGGCAGCATTACCTCCTTAGTTCCTTCAACCAGTTTGCCCTCTTATCCTTCAGAAGATGCTGTAATTGCAGCCGCTTCATTGACTATACTAAAAGCGTTGTTTCCGGGAGAAGTGGAATACCTGAATGCTAAAGCGGCTGAACACAAAAATTCCCGGTTATGGGCTGGTGCCAATGTAAAGAGTGATCTTGCCGCCGGAGATTCACTGGGACGTAAAGTAGCTATGCAAATCATGGCCAGAGCCAAAGCCGATGGAATGGGAGCTGCCGCTGGCAATAAAGACATCTGGAAAGCCTATGAAGAGGCAACCAAAGCCCGTGGCGAAATTCCCTGGATGAGCCAGGAAATACCTGCCCGCCCACCGCAACTGATGTCATTTGGCAAGGTAAAGCCCTGGATGCTAACGGATGCTGATGTAGTTGCATTACGTCCTTCGCCTCCACCAGCTACCAGCTCTGCTGAATTTAAACAAGCGTTACAGGAAGTAAAAAATTACTCTGAAAATATCACGAGAGAGCAGTTTCGCATTGTATCCTTCTGGGCAGATGGCGTAGGTACGTATACCCCTCCAGGTCACTGGAATGCCATTGCAAGTGATATCATTGTAAAAAACCGTATGAATCCATTGCGGACTGCCCGAACGCTTGCTTTAATGAATACAGCCATGGCGGATGCGGCTATCTGTACCTGGGATGTAAAATATATGTTTTATTTACCTCGTCCTTCGCAAATTGACCCGACTATCAAAACAGCTACCGGCTTGCCTAACTTCCCATCGTATACTTCCGGCCACTCTACTTTTTCAGGAGCCGCCGCTACGGTGTTGTCTTATGTTTTTCCGGAAGAGAAAAGTAAGGTAGAAGCCATGGCTAATGAGGCATCAGTATCGAGGATTTATGGATCTATTCATTACCGTTTCGACTGTGAAGTAGGCTTGCAGTGCGGAAAGAATATAGCTGCATTTGCCGTAGAAAAAGGCAAAGCAGATGGTTCAGCCCAGTAA
- a CDS encoding GAF domain-containing protein has protein sequence MNIIHRIKDNIVVFSAFLIILLVTGNAGLIFYNQRIAERMAAIKSQTDQAKKLNSLIWDDIIRNFDIGLRGFALTKDEALLSPYKEAIVKYPGYFKSLDSLLTVQNYPHKNEVASIGTAYDEYVKVSDQMVELARQDSMSLFTLELKKDRGKDIWMLYDKSTRKLAAFEDQLYMIAVTDYQDSNIRTAYLQVLLILIVLPTLLFMIVRIRRDARERRQLFKELEENNHAYLFNPGHLSQVFTEREVINNSIINFKKAAGFINHMSKGNYQVEWEGLTEANGSLNQTNLAGELVQMREKMIHLKQEDEKRLWSTEGVARFSEIVRSHQHHLQELCEQIVIFAVKYLKAQQAGLFLLREDDEQAYLELMACYAFNRKKYVTKRVLPGEGLVGQAYREGDTILLTEVPQDYTAITSGLGDATPTCILLVPMQYNGQVQAVIELASFEKFEPYQVEWLEKVGEITASTLVSVKNSERNHHLLEQFKQQTEQMRAQEEELRQNMEEIEATQEEMHRKEKELEKRQSELSQG, from the coding sequence ATGAACATCATTCATCGAATTAAAGATAATATAGTCGTCTTTTCCGCTTTTTTAATTATTCTGCTGGTTACCGGCAATGCTGGCTTAATATTTTATAACCAACGCATTGCTGAAAGAATGGCTGCTATTAAATCTCAGACTGATCAGGCTAAAAAGCTGAATAGTCTTATCTGGGATGATATCATCCGGAATTTTGATATAGGACTGCGCGGTTTTGCGCTCACCAAAGATGAAGCCTTACTAAGTCCGTATAAAGAAGCTATTGTAAAATATCCCGGGTACTTTAAAAGTCTGGATTCATTGTTAACTGTGCAGAATTATCCCCACAAAAATGAAGTAGCTTCTATCGGGACTGCCTATGACGAATATGTAAAAGTAAGTGACCAGATGGTAGAACTAGCCAGGCAAGACAGTATGAGTCTGTTTACTCTGGAATTGAAAAAAGACAGAGGCAAAGACATATGGATGCTTTATGACAAGTCTACCCGGAAACTGGCTGCTTTTGAAGATCAGCTTTACATGATTGCTGTTACAGACTACCAGGACTCAAATATCCGGACCGCCTACCTGCAGGTGCTGTTGATACTTATTGTTCTTCCTACGCTGTTGTTTATGATCGTACGTATCCGCAGAGATGCCAGGGAACGCAGGCAGTTATTTAAAGAACTGGAAGAAAATAACCATGCTTACCTGTTTAATCCAGGCCATTTATCACAGGTTTTCACAGAAAGAGAAGTGATAAACAATTCCATCATCAACTTTAAAAAAGCAGCCGGTTTTATTAATCACATGTCTAAGGGCAACTATCAGGTGGAATGGGAGGGATTAACTGAAGCTAATGGTTCCTTGAACCAGACAAATCTGGCTGGGGAACTGGTGCAGATGCGTGAAAAAATGATACACTTAAAGCAGGAGGATGAGAAGCGGTTATGGAGCACCGAAGGAGTAGCTCGTTTTTCCGAGATTGTACGTTCTCACCAGCACCATTTGCAGGAACTCTGCGAACAGATCGTAATATTTGCTGTTAAGTATTTAAAAGCGCAGCAAGCGGGATTATTTCTGCTGCGGGAAGATGACGAGCAGGCATATCTGGAACTCATGGCATGTTATGCGTTTAACCGGAAAAAATATGTAACAAAACGAGTATTGCCGGGTGAAGGTCTGGTTGGCCAGGCGTACCGGGAAGGCGATACCATTCTGCTTACAGAAGTGCCTCAGGATTATACGGCAATTACTTCCGGATTAGGCGATGCTACCCCTACCTGTATATTGCTGGTGCCTATGCAGTACAATGGCCAGGTACAGGCTGTTATTGAGTTAGCATCCTTTGAAAAATTTGAGCCTTATCAAGTGGAGTGGCTGGAAAAGGTAGGAGAAATTACAGCTTCCACGTTAGTATCTGTAAAGAATAGTGAACGCAATCATCACCTGTTGGAACAGTTTAAACAACAAACAGAACAGATGCGGGCACAGGAAGAGGAATTGCGGCAAAATATGGAAGAGATAGAGGCTACCCAGGAAGAAATGCACCGCAAGGAAAAAGAGCTTGAAAAAAGGCAGTCAGAGCTTTCGCAGGGCTAG
- a CDS encoding GNAT family N-acetyltransferase, whose protein sequence is MTGKKFTPFPVLRTERLILRQLVSSDDKEIFALRSDNNVNRYLDRKPSKSIDDARIFIQTINENIQRNDSIYWAITWKGTDKLIGTICLFDFCDDNLKAEIGYELLPDFQQKGIMKEAASKVIEFAIQHIGLHSIEAHTHAENQSSTKLLEKLNFKRHSVGEVLVHYNIVL, encoded by the coding sequence ATGACGGGCAAAAAATTTACACCTTTTCCTGTTTTGAGAACAGAAAGACTGATATTGAGGCAACTTGTAAGCAGTGATGACAAAGAAATATTTGCTTTGCGATCGGACAACAACGTAAACAGATATCTTGACAGGAAGCCAAGCAAATCCATTGATGATGCAAGGATTTTTATCCAGACTATTAATGAAAACATCCAAAGGAACGATTCCATTTACTGGGCAATTACATGGAAGGGTACTGACAAACTAATTGGAACAATCTGTTTATTTGACTTTTGCGACGATAATTTGAAGGCGGAAATCGGGTATGAATTATTACCCGACTTTCAGCAAAAAGGAATCATGAAAGAAGCGGCTTCAAAAGTAATTGAGTTTGCAATTCAACATATCGGGCTACATTCAATAGAAGCACATACTCATGCTGAAAACCAAAGTTCGACAAAACTTTTGGAGAAATTGAATTTTAAAAGGCATAGTGTTGGGGAAGTCTTGGTTCATTATAACATCGTACTTTGA
- a CDS encoding PAS domain S-box protein, translated as MEEYFSKLFEKNSFMPHGHCYFWQSDILWTHVISDGVIALSYFTIPLCLAFIYRSKKNVQFRWILALFALFIVSCGTTHILSVITVWNPIYRIDGLVKAITAIASAGTTFMLLKITPTILKIPTRKELEDANEALRQQVTLMEEKDEELRMQFQLLKERDEAIQQSEEALRESEDRYQSLVNLFDSIIIHIDGKIVYANPSAAALYGVESHKELLGKSVITFLEPEFRSQAYQRLSALQEGKQAPLTEYAFIRKDGKKVHVELTSVPAVFDGMPAVQSIIRDITPRKEHEIVLRESEAKFRQLFELDMIGIFYWDAYGNILDANNTFFNMTGYSGEYLLSGNLRWDGITPAEFAQIDRQALEEVMQTGKVKGYEKELLRKEGIPLPILAGGALLEGFKDRGVAYMIDIGEQKQNQKRLQQSESKFRPLFESDMIGIIFWKLSGELMDANDAFLQIIGQTRQELIEQKIDWRQMTPPEYAIQDMQAVTELQQTRIHKPYEKEYIKKDGTRVPILVGGSLIEGYTDRGISFVLDITKQRKANEALKVTLDELKKRNAELDNYVYKVSHDLRSPLTSILGLINIIHMEESMDTIRNYISLIENRANKLDHFIQSVLSHSRTVNHEVTSEKIDFKKLIRDSFEELKYLGNWEKVQLLVDVKGEAEFYSDVLRINILLKNFTSNAIKYINPYAEYNYLRYTIDITQEQAVMTVEDNGLGIEEEYIGRIFDMFFRATEKSDGSGLGLYIVKQAIETLAGNISVESKPGKGTIFRILLPNRK; from the coding sequence ATGGAAGAATATTTTAGTAAGTTGTTTGAAAAAAACAGCTTTATGCCGCACGGGCATTGTTATTTCTGGCAGTCCGACATACTCTGGACACATGTGATTTCGGATGGAGTAATTGCGCTGTCTTATTTCACTATTCCATTATGTCTGGCTTTTATCTACCGGAGCAAAAAAAATGTGCAATTCAGATGGATACTGGCTTTATTCGCCCTGTTTATTGTCAGTTGCGGTACTACGCATATTCTGAGTGTGATCACCGTATGGAATCCCATTTACCGGATCGATGGTCTGGTGAAAGCCATCACTGCCATTGCTTCAGCCGGTACCACTTTTATGTTGCTAAAAATCACGCCCACTATTCTCAAAATACCCACTCGAAAAGAGCTGGAAGATGCCAATGAAGCTTTGCGGCAGCAGGTGACCCTGATGGAAGAAAAAGATGAGGAGTTACGGATGCAGTTCCAGTTGCTCAAAGAACGGGATGAAGCAATACAGCAATCGGAAGAGGCGTTACGTGAGAGCGAAGATCGTTATCAGAGTCTGGTTAATTTGTTCGACAGCATTATTATTCATATAGATGGAAAGATCGTATATGCCAATCCTTCAGCCGCTGCCTTATATGGGGTAGAAAGTCATAAAGAATTATTAGGTAAATCGGTTATTACTTTCCTTGAGCCTGAATTCCGCAGCCAGGCGTATCAACGCTTATCGGCCTTGCAGGAAGGAAAACAAGCCCCGCTGACAGAGTATGCATTTATCCGCAAGGATGGCAAAAAGGTGCATGTGGAGCTTACCAGTGTTCCGGCTGTTTTTGATGGAATGCCAGCTGTTCAAAGTATTATACGTGATATTACACCCAGAAAAGAGCACGAAATTGTGCTCCGGGAAAGTGAAGCTAAATTCAGACAACTCTTCGAACTGGACATGATCGGTATCTTTTACTGGGATGCTTACGGGAATATACTGGATGCCAATAATACATTTTTTAATATGACTGGTTATAGCGGAGAATATCTGCTCTCTGGCAACCTGCGCTGGGATGGCATTACGCCAGCTGAATTTGCTCAAATTGACCGGCAGGCTCTGGAAGAAGTGATGCAAACCGGCAAAGTAAAAGGTTATGAAAAAGAACTGTTACGGAAAGAAGGCATCCCATTGCCCATACTAGCCGGAGGTGCTTTACTGGAAGGTTTTAAAGACCGGGGTGTAGCCTATATGATAGATATTGGTGAGCAGAAACAGAATCAGAAGAGATTGCAGCAGAGTGAATCCAAGTTTCGCCCCTTGTTTGAGTCGGATATGATCGGTATCATTTTCTGGAAATTAAGCGGTGAATTAATGGATGCTAATGATGCTTTTCTACAGATTATAGGGCAAACCAGGCAAGAACTCATCGAACAAAAAATAGACTGGCGGCAGATGACTCCTCCTGAATATGCCATCCAGGATATGCAAGCTGTAACCGAACTTCAGCAAACCAGGATTCATAAGCCATATGAGAAAGAGTATATTAAAAAAGACGGAACCAGGGTACCTATTCTGGTTGGGGGCTCTCTGATAGAAGGGTATACTGATAGAGGGATTTCTTTTGTGCTGGATATAACCAAACAAAGAAAAGCTAATGAAGCCCTGAAAGTAACGCTGGATGAACTCAAAAAGCGGAATGCAGAACTGGATAATTATGTCTATAAAGTGTCGCATGACCTGCGTTCGCCGCTTACCTCTATTCTGGGGCTGATTAATATTATCCATATGGAAGAAAGTATGGATACCATCCGGAATTATATCAGCCTGATTGAAAACCGGGCTAACAAATTAGACCATTTTATTCAATCAGTACTGAGCCATTCCCGTACAGTGAATCATGAAGTGACGAGCGAAAAAATAGATTTTAAAAAACTGATCCGGGATTCCTTTGAAGAATTAAAATATCTCGGAAACTGGGAAAAAGTGCAGTTGCTTGTAGATGTAAAAGGCGAAGCTGAATTTTACAGCGATGTGCTCCGGATCAATATTTTGCTAAAGAATTTTACTTCCAACGCGATTAAATACATTAACCCATACGCCGAATATAATTACCTGCGATACACCATAGATATAACCCAAGAACAAGCCGTGATGACCGTAGAAGATAATGGCCTGGGGATTGAAGAGGAATATATTGGGAGAATTTTTGATATGTTCTTCCGGGCCACCGAAAAATCAGATGGTTCCGGCCTCGGGTTGTATATTGTAAAACAAGCCATAGAAACCCTAGCAGGGAATATTTCCGTAGAGAGCAAACCAGGAAAAGGCACCATTTTCCGGATTCTGCTGCCAAACCGGAAGTAA
- a CDS encoding DUF4153 domain-containing protein, whose translation MKKDNILLLVAVLAYSYLFYQQYAALNVLIFNLLLIGCQLVIQPALRQEKTWLWVAICSLITSINLVWHNSSIAFIAHIFSLVVLAGIRLYPNSSLLVSAFNAVYSLIGSLIFSVIESIKPGRVETSRSWVSSAFSLKLMVPPALTVVFFFIYRIANPAFAAITDRMLDGWPSGAWILFTFLGFVLLFSFFYPIAIEEIVNQDLSTPDGLSRKRSRMRRIFKLPALKTEYQLSWLSFALLNGLVLFVNLTDAYYLLIARTLPEGVIYSEYVHQGIYSLIFSIILAISVILYFFRGNLNFYQNNRPLKVLAYGWIIQNFFLVVAAAIKTSLYVSQYGLTHKRIGVFIYLLLTVIGLCITYIKIYVCKNNWFIFRKTSWAFYAVFVVATFVNWNRIITDHNLSHVNKLQDVDINYLITLPDSNTDQLMVFLQGSPEKLTRDQQVEISRKKALFLNRHRETEWQSWNYDDMRLAQALK comes from the coding sequence ATGAAAAAAGATAACATTCTTCTACTAGTAGCAGTGCTTGCATACAGTTATTTATTTTATCAGCAATATGCAGCCCTTAATGTGCTTATTTTTAACCTTCTGCTGATAGGTTGTCAGTTAGTGATTCAGCCGGCGCTGCGGCAGGAAAAAACCTGGCTTTGGGTAGCTATTTGTTCACTTATTACTTCCATCAATCTGGTCTGGCATAATAGCAGTATAGCCTTTATAGCCCATATTTTCTCTCTGGTTGTACTGGCAGGAATACGTTTGTATCCAAACTCGTCTTTATTAGTATCAGCTTTTAATGCAGTATATTCTCTGATTGGTTCGTTGATATTTTCAGTCATTGAGTCTATAAAGCCTGGAAGAGTTGAAACTTCCCGTTCCTGGGTTAGTTCGGCTTTTTCTCTGAAACTGATGGTTCCTCCTGCCCTTACGGTTGTATTTTTCTTTATCTACCGAATTGCTAACCCGGCGTTTGCCGCTATTACCGATAGAATGCTGGATGGATGGCCATCCGGGGCCTGGATTCTATTCACTTTTCTGGGATTCGTTCTTTTGTTTAGTTTCTTTTACCCAATCGCCATAGAAGAGATAGTCAATCAGGATTTGTCCACACCAGATGGATTGAGCCGGAAAAGAAGCCGGATGAGGCGGATATTTAAACTTCCAGCCTTAAAAACGGAATACCAGTTAAGCTGGCTTTCGTTTGCTTTATTAAATGGGCTTGTATTATTTGTAAATCTGACGGATGCTTACTATTTGCTCATTGCCAGGACTTTACCGGAAGGTGTGATCTATTCGGAATATGTACATCAGGGGATATATTCATTGATCTTTTCTATTATACTGGCCATTTCAGTTATTCTATACTTTTTCAGAGGAAATCTAAATTTTTATCAGAACAACCGGCCTCTTAAAGTTCTGGCATATGGATGGATTATTCAGAATTTCTTTCTGGTGGTAGCAGCTGCCATCAAAACCAGCCTGTATGTATCACAATATGGTCTTACACATAAACGCATCGGGGTTTTTATATATTTATTGCTCACCGTAATAGGCTTATGTATTACGTATATTAAAATCTACGTCTGTAAAAATAACTGGTTTATCTTCCGGAAAACCAGCTGGGCATTTTATGCGGTGTTTGTTGTGGCTACATTCGTTAACTGGAACCGGATCATTACAGATCATAACCTTTCGCATGTAAATAAGCTACAAGATGTGGACATCAATTATCTGATAACATTACCGGATTCCAATACTGATCAGTTGATGGTATTCTTGCAGGGTTCTCCGGAAAAATTAACAAGAGACCAGCAGGTCGAGATTAGCAGAAAAAAGGCACTATTTTTAAACAGACATCGTGAAACAGAATGGCAATCCTGGAATTACGATGATATGCGCTTAGCCCAGGCATTAAAATAA